A single Rhinolophus ferrumequinum isolate MPI-CBG mRhiFer1 chromosome 12, mRhiFer1_v1.p, whole genome shotgun sequence DNA region contains:
- the SET gene encoding protein SET: MSAPAAKVSKKELNSNHDGADETSEKEQQEAIEHIDEVQNEIDRLNEQASEEILKVEQKYNKLRQPFFQKRSELIAKIPNFWVTTFVNHPQVSALLGEEDEEALHYLTRVEVTEFEDIKSGYRIDFYFDENPYFENKVLSKEFHLNESGDPSSKSTEIKWKSGKDLTKRSSQTQNKASRKRQHEEPESFFTWFTDHSDAGADELGEVIKDDIWPNPLQYYLVPDMDDEEGEGEEDDDDDEEEEGLEDIDEEGDEDEGEEDEDDDEGEEGEEDEGEDD; this comes from the exons ATGTCGGCGCCGGCGGCCAAAGTCAGTAAAAAGGAGCTCAACTCCAACCACGACGGGGCCGACGAGACCTCAG aaaaagaacagcaagaagCAATTGAACATATTGATGaagtacaaaatgaaatagacag ACTTAATGAACAAGCCAGTGAGGAGATTTTGAAAGTAGAACAGAAATATAACAAACTCCGCCAACCATTTTTTCAGAAGAGGTCCGAATTGATCGCCAAAATCCCAAATTTTTGGGTAACAACATTTGTCAACCATCCACAAG TGTCTGCACTGCTTggggaagaagatgaagaagcgCTGCATTATTTGACAAGAGTTGAAGTGACAgaatttgaagatataaaatCAGGTTACAGAATAGATTTT tattttgaTGAAAATCCTTACTTCGAAAATAAAGTTCTCTCCAAAGAATTTCATCTGAATGAGAGTGGTGATCCATCTTCAAAGTCCACTGAAATCAAATGGAAATCTGGAAAG GATTTGACGAAACGTTCAAGTCAAACACAGAATAAAGCCAGCAGGAAGAGACAGCATGAGGAACCAGAGAGCTTCTTTACCTGGTTTACTGACCATTCTGATGCAGGTGCAGACGAGTTAGGAGAAGTCATCAAAGATGATATTTGGCCAAATCCGCTACAATACTACTTG GTTCCTGACATGGATgatgaagaaggggaaggagaagaagatgatgatgatgatgaagaagaagaagggttgGAAGATATTGATGAAGAAGGGGATGAGGATGAAGgtgaagaagatgaagatgatgatgagggggaggaaggagag gaagatgaaggagaagatgACTAA
- the PKN3 gene encoding serine/threonine-protein kinase N3 isoform X3: MEEGALRQPGVGHRPPEDEKEVIRRAIQKELKIKEGMENLRRVATDRRHLGHVQQLLRSSNRRLEQLHGELQELHTRILLPSPGPGPAEPVASGPWPLAEQPRARHLEALQRQLQVELKVKQGAENMTHTYASGTPKGRKLLAAAQQMLRDSQLKVALLRMKISSLETSGSPEPGPELLAEELRHRLCIEAAVAEGAKNVVKLLGSRRTQDRKALAEAQAQLQESSQKLDLLRLALEKLLEGLPPAHPLRGKVARELRTAVSGNPQPSGTLVKPTAVTGTLQVHLLGCEQLLTTVPGRSPAAALARSPSQGWLRGKARQQRGRGELASEVLAVLKVDNRVVGQTGWGPVAKQSWDQTFVVPLERARELEIGVRWRDWRQLCGVIFLRLEDFLDNTCHQLSLSLVPQGLLFAQVTFCDPVIERRPRLQRQKRIFSKRRGQDFLRASQMNLSMAAWGRLVMNLLPPCSSPSTISPPKGCPQTLATPQGATDPASPSNVPPKKTPLGGEMRPPPKPPRLYLPRQPTPEEMPRTKRPHMESRTRLGSSVPASATRKPPRLQDFRCLAVLGRGHFGKVLLVQFKGTGKYYAIKALKKQEVLSRDEIESLYCEKRILEAVGHMGHPFLLSLLACFQTSSHACFVTEFVPGGDLMMHIHEDVFPEPQARFYVACVVLGLQFLHEKKIIYRDLKLDNLLLDAQGFLKIADFGLCKEGIGFGDRTSTFCGTPEFLAPEVLTQEAYTRAVDWWGLGVLLYEMLVGECPFPGDTEEEVFDCIVNVDASYPRFLSVQGLEILQKLLQKCPEKRLGADHRLAGPARPRCPAPLCTYPLWLYRPALLRGRVHRVAACPDPT, encoded by the exons ATGGAGGAGGGGGCGCTGCGGCAG CCTGGGGTGGGCCACCGGCCCCCTGAGGATGAGAAAGAGGTGATCCGTCGGGCCATCCAGAAGGAGCTAAAAATCAAGGAGGGTATGGAGAACCTGCGGCGGGTGGCCACAGACCGCCGCCACCTGGGCCACGTGCAGCAGCTGCTACGATCCTCCAATCGCCGTCTGGAGCAGCTGCACGGCGAGCTGCAGGAGCTGCACACCCGCATCCTGCTGCCCAGCCCGGGGCCTGGCCCAGCTG AACCTGTGGCCTCGGGACCCTGGCCTCTGGCAGAGCAGCCAAGGGCCCGGCACCTGGAGGCTCTGCAGAGGCAGCTGCAGGTGGAGCTGAAGGTAAAGCAGGGGGCCGAGAACATGACCCACACGTATGCCAGTGGCACCCCCAAG GGGAGGAAGctcctggcagctgcccagcagaTGCTGCGGGACAGCCAGCTGAAGGTGGCCCTGCTGCGAATGAAGATCAGCAGCCTGGAGACCAGTGGGTCCCCTGAGCCAG GGCCTGAGCTGCTGGCAGAAGAGCTGAGGCACCGATTATGCATCGAGGCTGCCGTGGCCGAGGGTGCCAAGAACGTAGTGAAGCTGCTGGGTAGCCGGCGTACGCAAGACCGCAAGGCATTGGCCGAG GCTCAGGCCCAGCTCCAGGAGTCCTCCCAGAAACTGGACCTCCTGCGGCTGGCCTTGGAGAAGCTGCTGGAGGGactgcctcctgcccaccctcTACGTGGCAAAGTGGCCCGGGAGCTGCGGACTGCTGTGTCTGGGAACCCCCAGCCTTCAGGGACACTTGTGAAGCCCACCGCCGTGACAG GGACACTTCAGGTCCACCTCCTGGGCTGTGAGCAGCTGCTGACAACTGTGCCTGGCCGTTCCCCGGCAGCTGCGCTGGCCAGGAGCCCCTCCCAGGGCTGGCTTCGGGGCAAGGCCAGGCAGCAGCGTGGTAGAGGCGAGCTGGCCA GCGAGGTGCTGGCTGTGCTGAAAGTGGACAATCGTGTCGTGGGTCAGACGGGCTGGGGGCCAGTAGCCAAGCAGTCCTGGGACCAGACCTTTGTCGTCCCCCTGGAGCGG GCCCGAGAGCTGGAGATTGGAGTGCGTTGGCGGGACTGGCGGCAGCTGTGTGGCGTGATCTTCCTGCGGCTGGAGGACTTCCTGGATAATACCTGTCACCAGCTGTCCCTCAGCCTGGTGCCACAGGGGCTGCTCTTTGCCCAG GTGACCTTCTGTGACCCTGTCATTGAAAGGAGGCCCCGACTGCAGAGGCAGAAACGCATTTTCTCTAAACGCAGAG GTCAGGACTTCCTGAGGGCTTCCCAGATGAACCTCAGCATGGCGGCTTGGGGGCGCTTGGTCATGAATCTGCTGCCCCCCTGCAGCTCCCCAAGCACGATCAGCCCCCCGAAAGGGTGTCCCCAGACTCTGGCTACACCCCAGGGGGCCACTGACCCTGCCTCGCCCAG TAATGTGCCCCCCAAGAAGACTCCCTTGGGAGGAGAGATGAGGCCCCCACCCAAGCCCCCGCGCCTCTACCTGCCCCGGCAGCCAACCCCCGAGGAGATGCCG CGCACCAAACGCCCCCACATGGAGTCCAGGACTCGACTTGGGTCGTCTGTACCAGCCTCAGCCACCAG GAAACCCCCCCGGCTTCAGGACTTCCGCTGCTTGGCTGTGCTGGGCCGGGGCCACTTTGGGAAG GTCCTTCTGGTCCAGTTCAAGGGGACGGGGAAATACTATGCCATCAAAGCGCTGAAGAAGCAGGAGGTGCTGAGCCGGGATGAGATTGAGAG CCTGTATTGTGAGAAGCGGATCCTGGAGGCTGTGGGCCACATGGGGCACcccttcctgctctccctccttGCCTGCTTCCAGACCTCCAGCCATGCCTGCTTCGTGACTGAGTTTGTGCCAGGTGGTGACCTCATGATGCATATCCATGAGGACGTCTTCCCTGAGCCCCAGGCCCG GTTTTACGTGGCCTGTGTGGTCCTGGGGCTGCAGTTCTTACATGAAAAGAAGATCATTTACAG GGACCTTAAGTTGGATAATCTTCTGTTGGACGCCCAGGGTTTCCTGAAGATCGCGGACTTTGGGCTATGTAAGGAAG GGATTGGATTTGGGGACCGGACAAGCACATTCTGCGGCACCCCGGAGTTCCTGGCCCCTGAGGTGCTGACCCAGGAGGCCTACACACGGGCTGTGGACTGGTGGGGGCTGGGTGTGCTGCTGTATGAGATGCTGGTGGGTGAG TGCCCGTTCCCAGGGGACACCGAGGAGGAGGTGTTTGACTGCATCGTCAATGTGGACGCCTCATATCCCCGTTTTCTGTCGGTGCAAGGGCTTGAGATCCTTCAGAAG CTCCTCCAGAAGTGCCCGGAGAAGCGCCTGGGCGCAG ACCACCGACTGGCAGGCCCTGCTCGCCCGCGCTGTCCGGCCCCCCTTTGCACCTACCCTCTGTGGCTCTACAGACCTGCGTTACTTCGAGGGCGAGTTCACAGGGTTGCCGCCTGCCCTGACCCCACCTGA
- the PKN3 gene encoding serine/threonine-protein kinase N3 isoform X2, producing MEEGALRQPGVGHRPPEDEKEVIRRAIQKELKIKEGMENLRRVATDRRHLGHVQQLLRSSNRRLEQLHGELQELHTRILLPSPGPGPAEPVASGPWPLAEQPRARHLEALQRQLQVELKVKQGAENMTHTYASGTPKGRKLLAAAQQMLRDSQLKVALLRMKISSLETSGSPEPGPELLAEELRHRLCIEAAVAEGAKNVVKLLGSRRTQDRKALAEAQAQLQESSQKLDLLRLALEKLLEGLPPAHPLRGKVARELRTAVSGNPQPSGTLVKPTAVTGTLQVHLLGCEQLLTTVPGRSPAAALARSPSQGWLRGKARQQRGRGELASEVLAVLKVDNRVVGQTGWGPVAKQSWDQTFVVPLERARELEIGVRWRDWRQLCGVIFLRLEDFLDNTCHQLSLSLVPQGLLFAQVTFCDPVIERRPRLQRQKRIFSKRRGQDFLRASQMNLSMAAWGRLVMNLLPPCSSPSTISPPKGCPQTLATPQGATDPASPSNVPPKKTPLGGEMRPPPKPPRLYLPRQPTPEEMPRTKRPHMESRTRLGSSVPASATRKPPRLQDFRCLAVLGRGHFGKVLLVQFKGTGKYYAIKALKKQEVLSRDEIESLYCEKRILEAVGHMGHPFLLSLLACFQTSSHACFVTEFVPGGDLMMHIHEDVFPEPQARFYVACVVLGLQFLHEKKIIYRDLKLDNLLLDAQGFLKIADFGLCKEGIGFGDRTSTFCGTPEFLAPEVLTQEAYTRAVDWWGLGVLLYEMLVGECPFPGDTEEEVFDCIVNVDASYPRFLSVQGLEILQKLLQKCPEKRLGAGEQDAEEIKTQPFFRTTDWQALLARAVRPPFAPTLCGSTDLRYFEGEFTGLPPALTPPDPRRPLTARQQAAFRDFDFVSERFLEP from the exons ATGGAGGAGGGGGCGCTGCGGCAG CCTGGGGTGGGCCACCGGCCCCCTGAGGATGAGAAAGAGGTGATCCGTCGGGCCATCCAGAAGGAGCTAAAAATCAAGGAGGGTATGGAGAACCTGCGGCGGGTGGCCACAGACCGCCGCCACCTGGGCCACGTGCAGCAGCTGCTACGATCCTCCAATCGCCGTCTGGAGCAGCTGCACGGCGAGCTGCAGGAGCTGCACACCCGCATCCTGCTGCCCAGCCCGGGGCCTGGCCCAGCTG AACCTGTGGCCTCGGGACCCTGGCCTCTGGCAGAGCAGCCAAGGGCCCGGCACCTGGAGGCTCTGCAGAGGCAGCTGCAGGTGGAGCTGAAGGTAAAGCAGGGGGCCGAGAACATGACCCACACGTATGCCAGTGGCACCCCCAAG GGGAGGAAGctcctggcagctgcccagcagaTGCTGCGGGACAGCCAGCTGAAGGTGGCCCTGCTGCGAATGAAGATCAGCAGCCTGGAGACCAGTGGGTCCCCTGAGCCAG GGCCTGAGCTGCTGGCAGAAGAGCTGAGGCACCGATTATGCATCGAGGCTGCCGTGGCCGAGGGTGCCAAGAACGTAGTGAAGCTGCTGGGTAGCCGGCGTACGCAAGACCGCAAGGCATTGGCCGAG GCTCAGGCCCAGCTCCAGGAGTCCTCCCAGAAACTGGACCTCCTGCGGCTGGCCTTGGAGAAGCTGCTGGAGGGactgcctcctgcccaccctcTACGTGGCAAAGTGGCCCGGGAGCTGCGGACTGCTGTGTCTGGGAACCCCCAGCCTTCAGGGACACTTGTGAAGCCCACCGCCGTGACAG GGACACTTCAGGTCCACCTCCTGGGCTGTGAGCAGCTGCTGACAACTGTGCCTGGCCGTTCCCCGGCAGCTGCGCTGGCCAGGAGCCCCTCCCAGGGCTGGCTTCGGGGCAAGGCCAGGCAGCAGCGTGGTAGAGGCGAGCTGGCCA GCGAGGTGCTGGCTGTGCTGAAAGTGGACAATCGTGTCGTGGGTCAGACGGGCTGGGGGCCAGTAGCCAAGCAGTCCTGGGACCAGACCTTTGTCGTCCCCCTGGAGCGG GCCCGAGAGCTGGAGATTGGAGTGCGTTGGCGGGACTGGCGGCAGCTGTGTGGCGTGATCTTCCTGCGGCTGGAGGACTTCCTGGATAATACCTGTCACCAGCTGTCCCTCAGCCTGGTGCCACAGGGGCTGCTCTTTGCCCAG GTGACCTTCTGTGACCCTGTCATTGAAAGGAGGCCCCGACTGCAGAGGCAGAAACGCATTTTCTCTAAACGCAGAG GTCAGGACTTCCTGAGGGCTTCCCAGATGAACCTCAGCATGGCGGCTTGGGGGCGCTTGGTCATGAATCTGCTGCCCCCCTGCAGCTCCCCAAGCACGATCAGCCCCCCGAAAGGGTGTCCCCAGACTCTGGCTACACCCCAGGGGGCCACTGACCCTGCCTCGCCCAG TAATGTGCCCCCCAAGAAGACTCCCTTGGGAGGAGAGATGAGGCCCCCACCCAAGCCCCCGCGCCTCTACCTGCCCCGGCAGCCAACCCCCGAGGAGATGCCG CGCACCAAACGCCCCCACATGGAGTCCAGGACTCGACTTGGGTCGTCTGTACCAGCCTCAGCCACCAG GAAACCCCCCCGGCTTCAGGACTTCCGCTGCTTGGCTGTGCTGGGCCGGGGCCACTTTGGGAAG GTCCTTCTGGTCCAGTTCAAGGGGACGGGGAAATACTATGCCATCAAAGCGCTGAAGAAGCAGGAGGTGCTGAGCCGGGATGAGATTGAGAG CCTGTATTGTGAGAAGCGGATCCTGGAGGCTGTGGGCCACATGGGGCACcccttcctgctctccctccttGCCTGCTTCCAGACCTCCAGCCATGCCTGCTTCGTGACTGAGTTTGTGCCAGGTGGTGACCTCATGATGCATATCCATGAGGACGTCTTCCCTGAGCCCCAGGCCCG GTTTTACGTGGCCTGTGTGGTCCTGGGGCTGCAGTTCTTACATGAAAAGAAGATCATTTACAG GGACCTTAAGTTGGATAATCTTCTGTTGGACGCCCAGGGTTTCCTGAAGATCGCGGACTTTGGGCTATGTAAGGAAG GGATTGGATTTGGGGACCGGACAAGCACATTCTGCGGCACCCCGGAGTTCCTGGCCCCTGAGGTGCTGACCCAGGAGGCCTACACACGGGCTGTGGACTGGTGGGGGCTGGGTGTGCTGCTGTATGAGATGCTGGTGGGTGAG TGCCCGTTCCCAGGGGACACCGAGGAGGAGGTGTTTGACTGCATCGTCAATGTGGACGCCTCATATCCCCGTTTTCTGTCGGTGCAAGGGCTTGAGATCCTTCAGAAG CTCCTCCAGAAGTGCCCGGAGAAGCGCCTGGGCGCAGGTGAGCAGGACGCCGAGGAGATCAAGACACAGCCTTTCTTCAGG ACCACCGACTGGCAGGCCCTGCTCGCCCGCGCTGTCCGGCCCCCCTTTGCACCTACCCTCTGTGGCTCTACAGACCTGCGTTACTTCGAGGGCGAGTTCACAGGGTTGCCGCCTGCCCTGACCCCACCTGACCCCCGCCGTCCCCTCACTGCCCGCCAACAGGCCGCCTTTCGGGACTTCGACTTCGTGTCAGAACGATTCCTGGAGCCCTGA
- the PKN3 gene encoding serine/threonine-protein kinase N3 isoform X1 translates to MSVSSVKATRVGPKVSQNRFFQPGVGHRPPEDEKEVIRRAIQKELKIKEGMENLRRVATDRRHLGHVQQLLRSSNRRLEQLHGELQELHTRILLPSPGPGPAEPVASGPWPLAEQPRARHLEALQRQLQVELKVKQGAENMTHTYASGTPKGRKLLAAAQQMLRDSQLKVALLRMKISSLETSGSPEPGPELLAEELRHRLCIEAAVAEGAKNVVKLLGSRRTQDRKALAEAQAQLQESSQKLDLLRLALEKLLEGLPPAHPLRGKVARELRTAVSGNPQPSGTLVKPTAVTGTLQVHLLGCEQLLTTVPGRSPAAALARSPSQGWLRGKARQQRGRGELASEVLAVLKVDNRVVGQTGWGPVAKQSWDQTFVVPLERARELEIGVRWRDWRQLCGVIFLRLEDFLDNTCHQLSLSLVPQGLLFAQVTFCDPVIERRPRLQRQKRIFSKRRGQDFLRASQMNLSMAAWGRLVMNLLPPCSSPSTISPPKGCPQTLATPQGATDPASPSNVPPKKTPLGGEMRPPPKPPRLYLPRQPTPEEMPRTKRPHMESRTRLGSSVPASATRKPPRLQDFRCLAVLGRGHFGKVLLVQFKGTGKYYAIKALKKQEVLSRDEIESLYCEKRILEAVGHMGHPFLLSLLACFQTSSHACFVTEFVPGGDLMMHIHEDVFPEPQARFYVACVVLGLQFLHEKKIIYRDLKLDNLLLDAQGFLKIADFGLCKEGIGFGDRTSTFCGTPEFLAPEVLTQEAYTRAVDWWGLGVLLYEMLVGECPFPGDTEEEVFDCIVNVDASYPRFLSVQGLEILQKLLQKCPEKRLGAGEQDAEEIKTQPFFRTTDWQALLARAVRPPFAPTLCGSTDLRYFEGEFTGLPPALTPPDPRRPLTARQQAAFRDFDFVSERFLEP, encoded by the exons ATGTCTGTATCCTCAGTGAAAGCCACTAGGGTGGGTCCCAAAGTTTCCCAAAATCGGTTCTTCCAG CCTGGGGTGGGCCACCGGCCCCCTGAGGATGAGAAAGAGGTGATCCGTCGGGCCATCCAGAAGGAGCTAAAAATCAAGGAGGGTATGGAGAACCTGCGGCGGGTGGCCACAGACCGCCGCCACCTGGGCCACGTGCAGCAGCTGCTACGATCCTCCAATCGCCGTCTGGAGCAGCTGCACGGCGAGCTGCAGGAGCTGCACACCCGCATCCTGCTGCCCAGCCCGGGGCCTGGCCCAGCTG AACCTGTGGCCTCGGGACCCTGGCCTCTGGCAGAGCAGCCAAGGGCCCGGCACCTGGAGGCTCTGCAGAGGCAGCTGCAGGTGGAGCTGAAGGTAAAGCAGGGGGCCGAGAACATGACCCACACGTATGCCAGTGGCACCCCCAAG GGGAGGAAGctcctggcagctgcccagcagaTGCTGCGGGACAGCCAGCTGAAGGTGGCCCTGCTGCGAATGAAGATCAGCAGCCTGGAGACCAGTGGGTCCCCTGAGCCAG GGCCTGAGCTGCTGGCAGAAGAGCTGAGGCACCGATTATGCATCGAGGCTGCCGTGGCCGAGGGTGCCAAGAACGTAGTGAAGCTGCTGGGTAGCCGGCGTACGCAAGACCGCAAGGCATTGGCCGAG GCTCAGGCCCAGCTCCAGGAGTCCTCCCAGAAACTGGACCTCCTGCGGCTGGCCTTGGAGAAGCTGCTGGAGGGactgcctcctgcccaccctcTACGTGGCAAAGTGGCCCGGGAGCTGCGGACTGCTGTGTCTGGGAACCCCCAGCCTTCAGGGACACTTGTGAAGCCCACCGCCGTGACAG GGACACTTCAGGTCCACCTCCTGGGCTGTGAGCAGCTGCTGACAACTGTGCCTGGCCGTTCCCCGGCAGCTGCGCTGGCCAGGAGCCCCTCCCAGGGCTGGCTTCGGGGCAAGGCCAGGCAGCAGCGTGGTAGAGGCGAGCTGGCCA GCGAGGTGCTGGCTGTGCTGAAAGTGGACAATCGTGTCGTGGGTCAGACGGGCTGGGGGCCAGTAGCCAAGCAGTCCTGGGACCAGACCTTTGTCGTCCCCCTGGAGCGG GCCCGAGAGCTGGAGATTGGAGTGCGTTGGCGGGACTGGCGGCAGCTGTGTGGCGTGATCTTCCTGCGGCTGGAGGACTTCCTGGATAATACCTGTCACCAGCTGTCCCTCAGCCTGGTGCCACAGGGGCTGCTCTTTGCCCAG GTGACCTTCTGTGACCCTGTCATTGAAAGGAGGCCCCGACTGCAGAGGCAGAAACGCATTTTCTCTAAACGCAGAG GTCAGGACTTCCTGAGGGCTTCCCAGATGAACCTCAGCATGGCGGCTTGGGGGCGCTTGGTCATGAATCTGCTGCCCCCCTGCAGCTCCCCAAGCACGATCAGCCCCCCGAAAGGGTGTCCCCAGACTCTGGCTACACCCCAGGGGGCCACTGACCCTGCCTCGCCCAG TAATGTGCCCCCCAAGAAGACTCCCTTGGGAGGAGAGATGAGGCCCCCACCCAAGCCCCCGCGCCTCTACCTGCCCCGGCAGCCAACCCCCGAGGAGATGCCG CGCACCAAACGCCCCCACATGGAGTCCAGGACTCGACTTGGGTCGTCTGTACCAGCCTCAGCCACCAG GAAACCCCCCCGGCTTCAGGACTTCCGCTGCTTGGCTGTGCTGGGCCGGGGCCACTTTGGGAAG GTCCTTCTGGTCCAGTTCAAGGGGACGGGGAAATACTATGCCATCAAAGCGCTGAAGAAGCAGGAGGTGCTGAGCCGGGATGAGATTGAGAG CCTGTATTGTGAGAAGCGGATCCTGGAGGCTGTGGGCCACATGGGGCACcccttcctgctctccctccttGCCTGCTTCCAGACCTCCAGCCATGCCTGCTTCGTGACTGAGTTTGTGCCAGGTGGTGACCTCATGATGCATATCCATGAGGACGTCTTCCCTGAGCCCCAGGCCCG GTTTTACGTGGCCTGTGTGGTCCTGGGGCTGCAGTTCTTACATGAAAAGAAGATCATTTACAG GGACCTTAAGTTGGATAATCTTCTGTTGGACGCCCAGGGTTTCCTGAAGATCGCGGACTTTGGGCTATGTAAGGAAG GGATTGGATTTGGGGACCGGACAAGCACATTCTGCGGCACCCCGGAGTTCCTGGCCCCTGAGGTGCTGACCCAGGAGGCCTACACACGGGCTGTGGACTGGTGGGGGCTGGGTGTGCTGCTGTATGAGATGCTGGTGGGTGAG TGCCCGTTCCCAGGGGACACCGAGGAGGAGGTGTTTGACTGCATCGTCAATGTGGACGCCTCATATCCCCGTTTTCTGTCGGTGCAAGGGCTTGAGATCCTTCAGAAG CTCCTCCAGAAGTGCCCGGAGAAGCGCCTGGGCGCAGGTGAGCAGGACGCCGAGGAGATCAAGACACAGCCTTTCTTCAGG ACCACCGACTGGCAGGCCCTGCTCGCCCGCGCTGTCCGGCCCCCCTTTGCACCTACCCTCTGTGGCTCTACAGACCTGCGTTACTTCGAGGGCGAGTTCACAGGGTTGCCGCCTGCCCTGACCCCACCTGACCCCCGCCGTCCCCTCACTGCCCGCCAACAGGCCGCCTTTCGGGACTTCGACTTCGTGTCAGAACGATTCCTGGAGCCCTGA